From a region of the Helicoverpa armigera isolate CAAS_96S chromosome 14, ASM3070526v1, whole genome shotgun sequence genome:
- the LOC110378272 gene encoding uncharacterized protein LOC110378272: MENKTGTKQNRGDSLPKSIVTITSNAQEDRVYTYGEAINLAGNGWYSIGLLITLSTCTLAMGVDMFGFSVVVSGCTCDFLLDISQTSVLLSMPFVGPIVMAYPWGYFSDTQGRRKSLLIAMWASFVVSTIGAFSPNWVVMAVLKFVSTSLCSCAQSASYTLLGESCAERVRDSYMLIMTSVLDFSLAAYVAVGYWILNLDFSYDMVIMKFTPWRLLALTLALPLGIGALGTQFFYESPKFLVNVSQEGEAVDCLRKIWKRNNGKGEKYPCKKIILNEVGNDRRKDASLMESLWEQIVPLFRPPLLWKSILLYFFTAVIFSTNNSFFIWFPYLAEKFSEGLNSQDPGAATGMCEMITSNSNNTAEDFECTSTMDISLVWSSLAQGVTFVIIMLVITKLAHRKKALMIIIMTFSAVSSVGAPLVKDNITSFIMFFGLLTNELCIGIIYTYFVDMYPTSYRGMAACIGVMVARLSALGGVNVLGAFIMSHCSSVFYVCGGLMMIAAAFACLLPPDIRKK, from the exons ATGGAAAACAAAACGGGCACCAAGCAGAATAGAGGAGACAGTTTACCTAAAAGTATTGTAACTATCACAAGCAATGCACAAGAAGATAGAGTATACACTTATGGTGAAGCTATAAACTTAGCTG GTAACGGCTGGTACAGCATCGGGCTGCTGATAACCCTGAGCACGTGCACCCTGGCCATGGGAGTGGACATGTTCGGCTTCTCCGTCGTGGTCAGCGGCTGCACCTGCGACTTCCTGCTGGATATCAGTCAGACCAGTGTGCTGTTGTCCATGCCTTTTGTTG GACCAATAGTAATGGCATACCCCTGGGGCTACTTCTCCGACACTCAGGGTCGTCGCAAGAGCCTCCTCATAGCCATGTGGGCCAGCTTCGTGGTGTCCACCATCGGCGCCTTCTCACCCAACTGGGTGGTGATGGCAGTCCTCAAGTTTGTCAGTACTAGTCT TTGCAGCTGCGCGCAGTCAGCATCGTACACGCTGCTAGGTGAATCTTGCGCAGAGAGAGTGAGAGATTCCTACATGCTCATCATGACCAGTGTTCTAGACTTCAGCCTAGCTGCTTATGTTG CCGTGGGCTACTGGATCCTGAACCTGGACTTCTCCTACGACATGGTCATCATGAAATTCACCCCCTGGCGTCTCCTAGCCCTCACCCTGGCTCTGCCCCTGGGCATCGGAGCTTTAGGCACACAGTTCTTCTACGAGAGCCCCAAGTTCCTGGTCAATGTCTCCCAGGAAGGCGAGGCTGTGGACTGTCTGAGGAAGATATGGAAGAGAAATAATGGAAAGGGAGAGAAGTATCct TGCAAGAAAATAATTCTGAATGAAGTAGGCAATGATCGTCGTAAGGATGCCTCTTTAATGGAGTCTTTGTGGGAGCAGATAGTGCCACTTTTCAGACCCCCACTGTTATGGAAGAGTATTCTGTTGTACTTCTTTACTGCAGTTATTTTTAGCAC TAACAACAGTTTCTTCATCTGGTTTCCCTACCTGGCGGAGAAGTTCTCTGAGGGCCTGAACTCCCAGGATCCCGGCGCTGCAACCGGCATGTGTGAGATGATCACCAGCAATAGCAATAATACTGCTGAAGAT ttcGAATGCACATCAACAATGGACATCAGCCTAGTCTGGTCGAGCCTCGCGCAAGGCGTCACCTTCGTCATCATCATGCTAGTCATCACCAAGCTGGCGCACAGGAAGAAAGCtctcatgatcatcatcatgaCCTTTTCTGCCGTCTCCTCAGTGGGAGCTCCCCTTGTGAAGGATAATATCACTAGCTTTATCATGTTCTTTGGGCTTCTCACCAATGAGCTGTGTATTGGGATCatttatacgtattttgttGATATGTATCCTACTTCTTATAG GGGTATGGCAGCCTGCATAGGCGTGATGGTAGCTCGGCTGAGCGCGCTGGGCGGGGTCAACGTCCTCGGCGCCTTCATCATGTCACACTGCAGCTCCGTGTTCTATGTCTGCGGAGGACTGATGATGA TTGCAGCCGCATTTGCTTGTCTGCTGCCGCCAGATATACGGAAAAAATAA
- the LOC110378263 gene encoding synaptic vesicle glycoprotein 2B: protein MEEHGESKERVQRAPFETALHHAGYGCFQWLLLMSCGAIYAVCALSTTTLSFVLPAAEYDFHLSSSDKGRLTATPLIGMCVGSYFWGNLADARGRKKAIIGALLLDALAAFLSSVVQSFPAFLACRFFSGFGIIGATGLIFPYFGDFLSLRHRDVMLCRLEVFWTFGTILLPGIAFLIIPDSRFNLTAVGADFQYTSWRVFVAACGIPSLLVVLLLIPFPESPRYLLYANRAEQALQVLQRIFVVNTKLSEKDFPVESMISAYEGEEEEVVSADNNGNETKAPLTWAQRWDAFWVRKKMLVMPPYIGLLVLCCFVDFGLMFSYYTLMMWFPDLFERFSQFSSLYPDVSAGVCEVSLALANDTAELTGKLQTLDDRVYIHTLVVALSCVPTALWVGLTINVVGKKLMLVMMLISSGLAALGLNLVRSSLENLILSCVFEAIVSCTEAVLFCVICEIFPTKVAATAMAVTVMCGRIGAIVGNVVFGALVDEHCVVPIYMFGTLLITSGLLCIILPKSTRPERPT, encoded by the exons GTTACGGCTGCTTCCAATGGCTCCTCCTCATGTCATGTGGCGCCATCTACGCGGTGTGCGCGCTCAGTACCACCACGCTCAGCTTCGTGCTGCCGGCTGCGGAGTACGACTTCCACCTTTCCTCCAGTGACAAGGGCAGGCTTACTGCTACGCCTCTTATTG GTATGTGCGTAGGCTCTTACTTCTGGGGCAACCTGGCAGACGCGAGAGGACGCAAGAAGGCCATCATCGGAGCGCTACTTCTGGACGCTCTGGCTGCGTTCCTCTCCAGCGTCGTGCAGTCATTTCCTGCGTTCTTAGCCTGCAG GTTCTTCTCCGGCTTCGGCATCATCGGAGCCACGGGGCTGATCTTCCCTTACTTCGGAGACTTCTTGTCTCTCAGGCACCGGGATGTCATGCTGTGCAGGCTTGAGGTCTTCTGGACTTTTGGCACTATTTTGTTGCCAG GTATCGCATTCCTCATCATCCCAGACTCCAGGTTCAACCTGACAGCTGTCGGAGCTGACTTCCAGTACACCTCCTGGCGAGTCTTCGTCGCAGCCTGTGGTATCCCCAGCCTGTTGGTGGTGCTGCTCCTCATACCGTTCCCGGAGAGTCCAAGATACCTGCTGTATGCGAACAGAGCGGAGCAGGCCTTGCAGGTGCTGCAGAGGATATTCGTGGTCAATACTAAGCTTAGTGAGAAGGACTTTCCT GTAGAATCAATGATAAGTGCGTACGAAGGTGAAGAAGAAGAGGTGGTGTCAGCCGACAACAACGGCAACGAGACGAAGGCGCCGCTCACGTGGGCGCAGCGATGGGATGCCTTCTGGGTCAGGAAGAAGATGCTGGTCATGCCTCCGTATATTGGCCTGCTGGTGCTGTGCTGCTTTGTGGACTTTGGGCTTATGTTCAG CTACTACACACTGATGATGTGGTTCCCGGACCTGTTCGAGCGGTTCAGCCAGTTCTCGTCTCTGTACCCTGACGTGTCTGCGGGCGTGTGCGAGGTGTCACTCGCGTTGGCTAATGATACTGCTGAGTTGACT GGCAAATTACAGACACTAGATGACAGAGTGTACATCCATACGTTGGTAGTAGCGTTAAGTTGCGTGCCAACTGCTCTGTGGGTGGGTCTCACCATCAACGTAGTCGGCAAGAAGCTTATGTTGG TGATGATGTTAATCAGCTCCGGGCTGGCAGCGCTAGGACTGAACCTGGTGCGCTCCTCGCTGGAGAACCTCATCCTGTCGTGTGTGTTCGAAGCCATCGTCAGCTGCACCGAGGCGGTGCTGTTCTGTGTCATCTGCGAGATATTCCCTACTAAAGTCGC TGCCACAGCTATGGCGGTGACGGTGATGTGTGGCCGGATAGGTGCCATAGTCGGCAACGTGGTCTTCGGAGCGCTAGTAGACGAGCACTGCGTAGTGCCTATATATATGTTCGGAACATTGCTTATAA CGAGCGGGTTGCTGTGTATAATACTTCCGAAGAGCACGCGCCCGGAGCGGCCCACGTGA